One Perognathus longimembris pacificus isolate PPM17 chromosome 24, ASM2315922v1, whole genome shotgun sequence DNA segment encodes these proteins:
- the Trmt10a gene encoding tRNA methyltransferase 10 homolog A produces the protein MSSEMLPAFIETSNVESKQDVSESQEERQKPSSNEVTEPVSKRQMKKLMKQKQWEEQRELRKQKRKEKRKRKKLERQSQLDSSANGSERKRVRRDIAQSNLRLIIDCSFDDLMVLKDIKKLHKQIQRCYAENRRALHPVQFYLTSHGGQLKKNMDENDRGWVNWKDIHIKPEHYSELIKKEDLVYLTSDSPNILKELDESKAYVIGGLVDHNHHKGFTYRQASHYGIDHAQLPLGHFVKMNSRKVLAVNHVFEIILEYLETRDWQEAFFTILPQRKGAVPTDQACEHSSHGKQSPRPEDGAKCDSNEGVNSRHEPISVHTEAKQDQESSAEF, from the exons ATGTCCTCAGAAATGCTACCTGCATTTATTGAGACGTCTAATGTGGAAAGCAAGCAAGATGTAAGTGAAAGTCAAGAGGAAAGACAGAAGCCAAGTTCTAATGAAGTGACTGAGCCAGTGTCCAAACGGCAAATGAAGAAGTTAATGAAACAGAAGCAGTGGGAGGAGCAGCGGGAACTCCGCAA ACAGAAGCGGAAAGAAAAACGTAAGAGGAAGAAATTAGAGCGCCAGAGTCAGCTGGACTCCAGCGCAAACGGAAGTGAGCGGAAACGTGTGCGAAGAGACATTGCACAGAGCAATCTCCGCCTTATCATTGACTGTAGCTTTGATGATTTGATGGTATTAAAG GACATTAAGAAACTTCATAAACAGATTCAACGCTGCTATGCAGAAAACAGGCGAGCACTTCATCCTGTGCAG TTTTACTTGACCAGCCATGGAGGCCAGCTGAAAAAGAACATGGATGAGAACGATAGAGGCTGGGTCAACTGGAAG GATATCCACATCAAACCAGAGCACTACAGTGAGCTCATAAAAAAAGAAGACCTGGTTTATCTTACATCAGATTCACCCAATATTCTGAAGGAGTTAGACGAATCAAAGGCCTATGTGATTGGAGGCTTAGTGGATCACAACCATCACAAG GGATTCACATACAGACAAGCATCACATTATGGGATTGACCATGCACAGCTCCCCCTTGGACATTTTGTGAAGATGAACAGTCGGAAGGTATTGGCAGTCAATCATG TATTTGAAATTATTCTGGAATACCTGGAAACAAGAGACTGGCAAGAAGCCTTCTTTACCATCTTACCTCAACGAAAAGGAGCTGTTCCCACAGACCAAGCCTGTGAACATTCTTCCCATGGCAAGCAGTCTCCCAGGCCTGAAGATGGAGCCAAGTGTGACTCCAATGAAGGGGTCAATAGCAGACATGAGCCCATCTCAGTGCACACCGAAGCAAAGCAGGACCAGGAGAGCAGCGCGGAGTTTTGA